The Streptococcus parasanguinis genomic sequence AGAACTTTGACTTTGGCCTTTTGGATTGGGAAGGTTTCAACATCTGAAAATTCTACCAGTTTGTGTTTTCGAGCACGAGAAACAAAGGTTCCCTTTCCTTGCTGACGGACAATGTAGCCATCGGCGGCGAGGTCGTTCAAAGCACGGACAACGGTGATAGAGCTGACATCATAAATTTTGATGAGTTCAGCTTCCGTATAAAATTTATCTCCATTTTCAAATTTTCCTGAGATAATTTGCTGCTTCAAATCATCTTTGATGTGTTGGTACTTTGGAATTGCCATAGTGCTACCTCTCTTTAGATTTCTCTTATTTAACCCTATTTTAACATATTTTTTATAAAAGTGTTGACATTTTTCAAATAATTTATTATATTAATAAATGAAAAGGGTTACATATAAGAAAGGGGGGCGTTTATGGGAGTTTTTGAGATTCGCGATGCTTTCTATTTAAAAGGTCAACCCTTTAAGATTTTATCCGGAGCAATCCATTATTTCCGTATTGACCCAGCAGACTGGTATCATTCCTTGTATAATCTAAAAGCTTTGGGTTTTAACACGGTTGAGACCTATGTTCCTTGGAATGCGCATGAACCCCGCAAAGGGCAGTTTGACTTTAGTGGCCGATTGGATCTAGAGCGTTTCATTCAAACAGCCCAGTCCCTAGGACTTTACATGATTGTAAGGCCGTCGCCCTTTATCTGTGCAGAGTGGGAATTTGGTGGATTGCCAGCTTGGCTCTTAGAAGAAGACCTGCGAATCCGCTCATCAGACCCAGCCTTTATCGAAGCGGTGGATCGTTATTATGATCGCTTGCTTGGGTTGTTGACACCCTACCAAGTGGATCGGGGTGGTCCAATCCTTATGATGCAGGTGGAAAATGAGTACGGCTCTTATGGAGAAGATAAGGATTATCTTCGTGCCATTCGGGATTTGATGAAGGGAAAAGGCGTGACCTGTCCTCTCTTTACATCAGATGGTCCATGGCGAGCAACGCTAAGAGCAGGAACCTTGATCGAAGAAGACCTCTTCGTGACAGGAAACTTCGGTTCCAAAGCAGCCTATAACTTTGGTCAGATGAAAGAATTCTTTGACGAATACGGCAAGAAATGGCCCTTGATGTGTATGGAATTCTGGGATGGCTGGTTTACCCGCTGGAAGGAACCCGTGATTCAAAGGGACCCAGAGGAGTTGGCAGAAGCTGTCCATGAGGTCTTGGAGCTTGGTTCCATCAACCTCTATATGTTTCATGGCGGAACCAATTTCGGCTTCATGAATGGTTGCTCAGCTCGGGGAACGCTAGACTTGCCACAGGTGACGTCCTATGACTATGGGGCTTTGCTCAATGAGCAGGGCAATCCGACGGAGAAGTATTATGCTATTCAAAAAATGATGGCGACCTATTATCCGGAATACCCACAGCAAGAACCACTCATCAAAGAGTGTTTGCCAGAACAAACCTTGCAATTGGCAGCCAAGACTAGTCTTTTTGGGAATCTGGATAATTTGGCTCAAGTCGAGACCAGCCTTTATCCTGAAAAGATGGAAGAGTTGGGGCAAACCACAGGTTATCTACTATATGAGACAGACCTTGAGTTGGATGCGGAAGAAGAAAAATTGCGCATCATTGATGGTCGGGATCGGGTACAAATTTACCTGGATGATCAACATGTAGCAACACAATACCAAACAGAGATCGGTGAAGATCTTTTTATCAAAGGAAAAAAGAAAGCGGTTACGAATTTAAAAATCTTGCTTGAGAATATGGGCCGTGTCAACTATGGTCACAAGCTCTTAGCTGATAGCCAGCACAAGGGCATTCGCACAGGTGTCTGTGTGGATTTGCACTTCCACCTTCATTGGAAGCAGTACCCACTGGATTTACAAGATCTCAGTCAGCTCGATTTTTCAAAGGAATGGCAGGCAGGTGCTCCAGCCTTTTACCGATATGATTTTCAGCTGGACCACAACCTTGACACTTATCTGGATATGACAGGATTTGGGAAAGGGGTCGTCTTTGTCAACGGCCACAACCTTGGCCGCTTCTGGGAGGTCGGACCGACCACTTCACTTTATGTGCCTCATGGTTTCCTCAAAGAAGGAGCCAATAGCCTGATCGTCTTTGAGACAGAAGG encodes the following:
- a CDS encoding glycoside hydrolase family 35 protein; translation: MGVFEIRDAFYLKGQPFKILSGAIHYFRIDPADWYHSLYNLKALGFNTVETYVPWNAHEPRKGQFDFSGRLDLERFIQTAQSLGLYMIVRPSPFICAEWEFGGLPAWLLEEDLRIRSSDPAFIEAVDRYYDRLLGLLTPYQVDRGGPILMMQVENEYGSYGEDKDYLRAIRDLMKGKGVTCPLFTSDGPWRATLRAGTLIEEDLFVTGNFGSKAAYNFGQMKEFFDEYGKKWPLMCMEFWDGWFTRWKEPVIQRDPEELAEAVHEVLELGSINLYMFHGGTNFGFMNGCSARGTLDLPQVTSYDYGALLNEQGNPTEKYYAIQKMMATYYPEYPQQEPLIKECLPEQTLQLAAKTSLFGNLDNLAQVETSLYPEKMEELGQTTGYLLYETDLELDAEEEKLRIIDGRDRVQIYLDDQHVATQYQTEIGEDLFIKGKKKAVTNLKILLENMGRVNYGHKLLADSQHKGIRTGVCVDLHFHLHWKQYPLDLQDLSQLDFSKEWQAGAPAFYRYDFQLDHNLDTYLDMTGFGKGVVFVNGHNLGRFWEVGPTTSLYVPHGFLKEGANSLIVFETEGRYQETLQLVQQPTFKEVKGENL